A stretch of Brassica napus cultivar Da-Ae chromosome C6, Da-Ae, whole genome shotgun sequence DNA encodes these proteins:
- the LOC106410281 gene encoding chlorophyll a-b binding protein 6, chloroplastic isoform X1, whose translation MASNSLMSCGIAAVYPSLLSSSKSKFVSAGVPLPNAGNVGRIRMAAHWMPGEPRPAYLDGSAPGDFGFDPLGLGEVPENLERYKESELIHCRWAMLAVPGILVPEALGYGNWVKAQEWAAVPGGQATYLGNPVPWGTLPTILAIEFLAIAFVEHQRSMEKDPEKKKYPGGAFDPLGYSKDPKKFEELKVKEIKNGRLALLAFVGFCVQQSAYPGTGPLENLATHLADPWHKNIGDIVIPFN comes from the exons aTGGCGTCGAACTCGCTCATGAGCTGCGGCATCGCCGCCGTCTacccttctcttctttcttcttcaaagtcTAAATTCGTCTCCGCCGGAGTTCCACTCCCCAACGCCGGGAACGTTGGCCGTATCAGAATGGCTGCTCACTGGATGCCCGGCGAGCCAAGACCAGCTTACCTCGACGGTTCTGCTCCTGG GGACTTTGGGTTTGACCCACTTGGACTTGGAGAGGTTCCAGAGAACCTTGAGAGGTACAAAGAATCAGAGCTCATCCACTGTAGATGGGCTATGCTGGCTGTT CCAGGGATTTTGGTACCAGAGGCTTTGGGATATGGAAACTGGGTTAAGGCACAAGAATGGGCAGCAGTACCTGGAGGACAAGCCACTTACTTGGGGAACCCAGTCCCTTGGGGTACTTTGCCCACAATCTTGGCTATAGAGTTCTTAGCTATTGCATTTGTTGAGCACCAGAGGAGTATGGAGAAGGACCCTGAGAAAAAGAAGTACCCGGGAGGTGCATTTGACCCTCTCGGATACTCCAAAGACCCAAAGAAGTTCGAGGAGTTGAAAGTTAAAGAGATCAAGAACG GGCGGCTTGCACTGTTGGCGTTTGTAGGCTTCTGTGTGCAACAATCGGCCTACCCAGGCACTGGACCATTGGAGAACTTGGCTACTCACTTGGCCGATCCATGGCACAAAAACATTGGCGATATTGTTATCCCTTTCAACTGA
- the LOC106410281 gene encoding chlorophyll a-b binding protein 6, chloroplastic isoform X2, whose translation MASNSLMSCGIAAVYPSLLSSSKSKFVSAGVPLPNAGNVGRIRMAAHWMPGEPRPAYLDGSAPGDFGFDPLGLGEVPENLERYKESELIHCRWAMLAVPGILVPEALGYGNWVKAQEWAAVPGGQATYLGNPVPWGTLPTILAIEFLVHLTLSDTPKTQRSSRS comes from the exons aTGGCGTCGAACTCGCTCATGAGCTGCGGCATCGCCGCCGTCTacccttctcttctttcttcttcaaagtcTAAATTCGTCTCCGCCGGAGTTCCACTCCCCAACGCCGGGAACGTTGGCCGTATCAGAATGGCTGCTCACTGGATGCCCGGCGAGCCAAGACCAGCTTACCTCGACGGTTCTGCTCCTGG GGACTTTGGGTTTGACCCACTTGGACTTGGAGAGGTTCCAGAGAACCTTGAGAGGTACAAAGAATCAGAGCTCATCCACTGTAGATGGGCTATGCTGGCTGTT CCAGGGATTTTGGTACCAGAGGCTTTGGGATATGGAAACTGGGTTAAGGCACAAGAATGGGCAGCAGTACCTGGAGGACAAGCCACTTACTTGGGGAACCCAGTCCCTTGGGGTACTTTGCCCACAATCTTGGCTATAGAGTTCTTA GTGCATTTGACCCTCTCGGATACTCCAAAGACCCAAAGAAGTTCGAGGAGTTGA
- the LOC106352879 gene encoding monothiol glutaredoxin-S14, chloroplastic-like: MALRSVKTPPFVTPTAVVSSSIINKPQSFRFVSKPSASLAVHNLHQPISIIRSNLIPKLKPASSAAKFRCSASALTPQLRDTLEKLVNSEKVVLFMKGTRDFPMCGFSNTVVQILKNLNVPFEDVNILENEMLRQGLKEYSNWPTFPQLYIGGEFFGGCDITLEAFQSGELQEVVERAICS; the protein is encoded by the coding sequence ATGGCTCTCCGATCTGTCAAAACGCCGCCGTTTGTAACTCCAACCGCCGTCGTGTCCTCCTCAATTATCAACAAACCACAGTCTTTCAGATTCGTCTCCAAACCGTCGGCATCACTCGCCGTCCACAACCTCCACCAACCGATCTCCATCATCCGTTCGAATCTCATACCCAAACTCAAGCCAGCTTCTTCCGCCGCGAAATTCCGGTGCTCGGCGTCGGCGCTCACGCCGCAGCTTAGAGATACGCTGGAGAAGCTGGTGAATTCGGAGAAAGTTGTGTTATTCATGAAAGGAACGAGAGATTTCCCGATGTGCGGATTCTCGAACACGGTGGTGCAGATCCTGAAGAATCTGAACGTCCCTTTCGAAGACGTGAACATTCTTGAGAACGAGATGCTGAGGCAAGGGCTGAAAGAGTACTCCAATTGGCCGACGTTTCCTCAGCTCTACATCGGCGGCGAGTTCTTCGGTGGTTGTGACATCACTCTCGAGGCGTTTCAGAGTGGTGAGTTGCAGGAAGTTGTTGAAAGAGCTATTTGTTCTTGA
- the LOC106409464 gene encoding probable pectate lyase 13, with protein sequence MPPPHLSISILLLCLFFFTLLEATKPLNLTLTLPHQHPSPDSVALHVTRTINASLSRRQLTSSSTCGTGNPIDDCWRCDSSDWSSNRQRLADCSIGFGSGTLGGKNGRIYVVTDSSDNNPANPTPGTLRYAVIQEEPLWIVFSSSMFIRLKQELIINSYKTIDGRGAAVHITGNGCLTIQYVQHVIIHNIHIYDCKPSGGAVVAASPTKVGRRGRSDGDGISIFGSQKIWVDHCSLSHCTDGLIDVVLGSTAITISNNYFTHHDEVMLLGHDDKYVLDTGMQVTIAFNHFGQGLVQRMPRCRRGYIHVVNNDFTSWKMYAIGGSGNPTINSQGNRYSAPSDPSAKEVTKRVDSTDDGEWANWNWRTEGDLMENGAFFVASGEGVSTLYSKASSVEPKAAALVDQLTQNAGVFGGPRDDQGQSGDSYSGYGGGGDGGTGAIGGTSRGSSSNGDNNFFGMIFGNNAPPRPRLTLLLLPLLMICVLSTSTLLLW encoded by the exons ATGCCTCCTCCTCACTTGTCCATTTCCATTCTCCTCCtctgcctcttcttcttcacacttCTCGAAGCTACAAAACCTCTAAATCTCACTCTCACTCTCCCTCACCAACACCCTTCTCCTGACTCCGTCGCTCTCCACGTCACAAG AACAATCAATGCATCCCTCTCACGGAGACAACTCACCTCCTCCTCCACATGCGGTACCGGAAACCCAATCGACGACTGCTGGCGCTGCGACTCCTCCGACTGGTCCTCCAACCGTCAAAGACTCGCCGACTGCTCGATCGGCTTCGGCTCCGGCACCCTCGGCGGCAAAAACGGTCGGATCTACGTCGTCACAGACTCTTCCGACAACAACCCGGCGAACCCAACTCCGGGCACACTCCGCTACGCCGTCATCCAAGAAGAGCCCCTCTGGATAGTCTTCTCCTCCAGCATGTTCATCCGCTTAAAGCAAGAACTCATCATCAACAGCTACAAGACCATCGACGGCCGTGGAGCCGCCGTCCACATCACCGGCAACGGCTGCTTAACCATCCAGTACGTGCAACACGTCATCATCCACAACATCCACATCTACGACTGTAAACCTTCCGGAGGAGCCGTCGTCGCCGCTTCGCCCACGAAAGTCGGGAGGAGAGGTAGATCTGACGGCGACGGGATCTCTATCTTCGGATCTCAGAAGATCTGGGTCGACCATTGCTCCTTGAGTCATTGTACCGATGGGCTTATCGATGTGGTGTTGGGCTCGACGGCGATAACGATATCGAACAACTACTTCACTCATCACGATGAGGTGATGCTGTTGGGTCATGATGATAAGTACGTGCTGGATACGGGGATGCAGGTGACGATTGCGTTTAATCATTTCGGACAAGGGCTTGTTCAGAGGATGCCGAGGTGTCGGAGAGGGTATATTCATGTCGTGAATAATGATTTTACTTCGTGGAAGATGTATGCTATTGGTGGTAGTGGTAATCCCACTATTAACAGTCAAGGGAATCGTTACTCTGCTCCTTCTGATCCTAGCGCCAAAGAG GTGACGAAGCGAGTGGATTCGACAGACGATGGTGAATGGGCGAATTGGAACTGGAGAACAGAAGGAGATTTGATGGAGAACGGAGCTTTCTTTGTGGCGTCTGGTGAAGGAGTGAGCACACTGTACTCTAAAGCTTCGAGTGTTGAGCCTAAAGCTGCGGCTCTCGTAGACCAGCTCACTCAAAACGCTGGCGTTTTCGGCGGTCCCAG GGATGATCAAGGTCAGAGCGGCGATTCTTATTCTGGTTATGGAGGCGGCGGCGATGGAGGGACGGGCGCTATAGGTGGTACGTCAAGAGGAAGCAGCAGCAATGGTGACAACAATTTCTTCGGGATGATATTCGGAAACAATGCACCGCCTCGACCACGTTTAACGTTATTGTTGTTGCCTTTGTTAATGATTTGTGTTTTGTCGACATCAACTCTATTATTGTGGTAG